A window of the Desulforapulum autotrophicum HRM2 genome harbors these coding sequences:
- a CDS encoding 4'-phosphopantetheinyl transferase family protein has protein sequence MEDIVLKPGEVHFFYTLDDEIQSPLLLDKYREISSSKEKIKIDRYRFGRDQRTCLVTRGLLRFVLSRYTQIPPQSLGFRENDFGKPSLKPGITDIPIQFNLSHSKGLTACAVVLESQIGIDVEDISRKVDLKIARRFFSKQESEYLGKTIEKETFFDFWTLKESYIKAKGKGLSIPLNKFSFTISQDRTDICFDASYDDNPDNFIFFRFPLLKKFKVAITVEAPKNEGCELRVYHCIPFRMIKKQEQIQII, from the coding sequence GTGGAAGATATTGTTCTAAAACCGGGTGAGGTTCATTTTTTTTATACGTTGGATGATGAGATACAGAGCCCGCTGCTGCTTGATAAATATCGTGAAATATCCAGCAGCAAAGAAAAAATAAAAATAGATCGGTATCGGTTTGGACGAGACCAACGCACCTGCCTTGTGACCCGGGGACTTCTCCGGTTTGTTCTGTCCAGATATACCCAGATTCCCCCCCAGTCCCTTGGATTCAGGGAAAACGATTTTGGAAAGCCGAGTCTTAAACCCGGGATAACTGATATCCCCATTCAATTTAATTTATCCCATTCCAAAGGTTTAACGGCCTGTGCTGTGGTCCTTGAAAGTCAGATCGGGATTGATGTGGAAGATATAAGCCGTAAAGTTGATTTGAAAATTGCCCGTCGGTTTTTTTCTAAACAAGAATCTGAATATCTCGGAAAGACAATTGAAAAAGAGACGTTTTTTGATTTCTGGACCTTAAAAGAGTCTTATATCAAGGCAAAGGGCAAGGGTCTCTCAATTCCTTTAAATAAATTCAGCTTTACCATCAGTCAGGACAGAACAGACATTTGTTTTGATGCGTCCTACGATGACAATCCTGACAATTTTATTTTTTTCAGATTTCCCCTGTTAAAGAAATTCAAGGTGGCGATTACTGTTGAGGCCCCCAAAAACGAAGGATGTGAACTCCGTGTTTACCATTGCATTCCCTTTAGGATGATCAAAAAACAGGAACAGATTCAAATTATTTGA